Proteins co-encoded in one Euleptes europaea isolate rEulEur1 chromosome 1, rEulEur1.hap1, whole genome shotgun sequence genomic window:
- the SPARC gene encoding SPARC: MQAWIFFLLCLAGKALAAPQEDVSEDMYVVAEDPVTEEPVGVNPVQVEVGEFEEPTVDVEEVASEHPCQNHHCKHGKVCEVDEENNPMCVCQNPSNCPPSTAVFEKVCGTDNKTYDSSCHFFATKCALEGTKKGHKLHLDYIGPCKLIPDCHDAELGEFPLRMRDWLKNVLVTLYERDENNNLLTEKQKLRVKKIHENEKRLEAGDHTMELLARDFEKNYNMYIFPVHWQFGQLDQHPVDGYLSHTELAPLRAPLIPMEHCTTRFFETCDLDGDKYIALEEWASCFGIKEKDIDKDLVI; encoded by the exons ATGCAGGCTTGgattttcttcctcctctgcctggcAGGGAAAGCCCTGGCAGCACCG CAGGAAGATGTGTCAGAAGATATGTATGTAGTGGCAGAAGATCCTGTAACGGAG GAGCCTGTAGGCGTTAACCCAGTTCAGGTGGAGGTTGGCGAATTTGAAGAGCCCACTGTGGATGTGGAGGAGGTGGCTTCTGAAC ACCCCTGCCAGAACCATCACTGCAAGCATGGCAAAGTCTGTGAAGTGGATGAAGAAAACAACCCTATGTGTGTCTGCCAGAATCCTTCCAACTGCCCGCCCAGCACTGCAGTGTTTGAGAAG GTATGTGGTACTGACAACAAGACCTATGACAGCTCCTGCCACTTCTTTGCCACCAAATGCGCTTTGGAGGGGACCAAGAAGGGACACAAGCTCCACCTGGACTACATTGGACCTTGCAAAT TAATTCCTGACTGCCATGATGCTGAGCTGGGTGAATTCCCTCTGCGTATGCGTGACTGGCTGAAGAACGTACTGGTCACCTTGTATGAACGTGATGAAAACAACAATCTGCTGACTGAGAAGCAGAAGCTCAGG GTGAAGAAGATCCACGAGAATGAAAAGCGGCTGGAAGCTGGTGACCACACCATGGAGCTGCTGGCCCGTGACTTTGAGAAGAATTACAACATGTACATCTTCCCTGTGCACTGGCAATTTGGTCAGCTTGACCAGCATCCTGTTGATGG GTACCTGTCCCATACTGAGCTGGCCCCATTGAGAGCTCCTCTCATCCCCATGGAGCACTGCACCACTCGCTTCTTTGAGACTTGTGATCTAGATGGTGACAAGTACATTGCCCTGGAGGAGTGGGCCAGCTGCTTTGGCATTAAGGAGA agGATATTGACAAGGATCTCGTGATCTAA